GGATTCCGCGGGCGCACGATGTACTCGCCGCCGCGCTTGGCAACCTCGATCACGGTGTCGCCAGAAACCAGGTTGATCCCGCCGCGTTCCTCGATTGGTCCCAACGCTACGCTGCCGCTGAGCTGGACACCGTCCCGCTCCAGGCTCTCCCCCGGTTCCAGGACAACCCGTACGACGTCGTCATCCGCACTCCAGATGCCCGGCGCACCTTCCAGCCGGGTCGCCTCGCTGCTGAGCCAGTGCAGGTGGGTCACAGCGAGGAAGCCATGCGGGTGGGCCCGGTTGCGCTCGTGGGCAGCGTGCCATTCCTGCCATTCCTCGTCAAAGGCTTCGAGTGCTGTTTCAGTGTGCAAAGACATGGGCGTTGTCCGTCCTGTTGAAGGCATGGTCGGCGGTGACTGCGGCTGCGGCGTCCGGTTCGGTGGACCCGGCGAATTCCGGGCGGCCGCCGAAGGGGTCCCCGGCTTCCCACAGCGTGGTGGGGGCCGCAGCCCGGACGGCGGGGATGACCTCCAGGGCGAAGCGCTCCAGGATGTCCAGCTGCTGTTCGAACGGCAACGTGGTGGGCAGGGAGATCGATTGGAGATCGTGGCCGTACAGGGAGTGGTAGCTGAGGATCTTGTCGATCACCTGTTCCGGGCTTCCCACCAGAGCGGGGCCCTCAGCCACGGCGTGCTCAATGTCGCGGAAAGGCGAGTTGTTCCCCGGAACGTTGCGGCCGGCGGTCAGGCCCTCATACACGGGACCGTACTGCCGGATGGCTTCCTGGGTGGTGTCCGCGATGAACACTCCACCAGCGCCGCTGCCCGAGCCAAGGTATTGGTGCCGTGGATCATGGCCGTGGCGCTCGTACTCTTCGCGGTAATGGTCGATCAGGACCTTGTAGTTTTCCCGCGGCTGGATGGCGTTGGCCGTGAACAACGGATCGCCCCACTTGGCGGCGAGCGCAGCCGACGTCAGGGTTGTAGCCGAGCCGTGCCAAATCCGGGGCGACCCCGCAAAGGGGCGTGGCGTCGTCGTCGTTGGTTCGGTGAGGGCGGGCCGGAAACGACCGGACCAGGTGACGCTTTCCTTGCGCCACAGCGTGCGCAGCAGCGCATACTTTTCGGCGAGCAGGTCCCATTGATCGTCCAGGGAAAGGCCGAACAACGGGTACTGCAGCACCTCGTTGCCCTTGCCAATCACCAGTTCCAGGCGTCCACGGCTCAGCTGGTCGATCGTGGCGTAGTCCTCGGCCACACGCACGGGATCCAGCACGGAGAGCACGGTGACACCGGTCTGGAGGCGGATGCGGCTGGTGACGGCAGCGATCGCGGCGAGGACCGTCGTCGGGGATGACGAGACGAACTCACCGGCGTGGCGTTCCCCCACCGAGAAGCTGTCGAAGCCGAGCTCCTCTGCGCGGCGGGCCGTCTCAACTACCTGGTTGAGCCGATCAGCAGTGGACACGATTTCCCCGGTGACCGGGTTCTTCAAGTGGGGAATGATGTCCAGGACCTGGAACTTCATTTGCCGGTACCGAACGTCGCTTCGGTGACGGTCTTCGATTCCGTGACGGCTTCTTCGGAAAGGCCCCAGCGTTCCAGGACCTTGGCGTAGGAACCGTCCTTAATGGTGGAGTTCAGTGCGTCGGTGATGGCCGGGGCCAGTCCGTTGCCCTTGAGCGTGGTGGCGGCAACCAGGGTTTCAGAGGGCCAACCGGCGTTGACCTTTCCCACTACCTTGAGGTCGTCACGGGTGTTTTCGCGGTACGTGACGGACGGGTACGGCGCCAGGTTCAGGTCGGTGCGGCCGGAGGACAGCGCCAGGATGGTGTCGGCGTCGGAGGAGTAGTACTGCAACGTGGCCGGCGCCTTGCCCTTGCCTTCAAGTTCCTTGTTCCACGCCAGCAGGATCTTCTCCTGGTTGGTGCCGGACCCTACGGAGACCTTCAACCCGGAAATGTCGTCCGAGCCCTTGATGTCGTAGCTGGAGCTCTTCTTCGCTTCAAACCCCATGTAGGCGGCGCGGTACGTGGAGAAGTCGAACAGCTTTACGCGGGCGGCGTTGATGCCCACATTGGAGAACACGGCCTCGAA
This Paenarthrobacter sp. GOM3 DNA region includes the following protein-coding sequences:
- a CDS encoding ABC transporter substrate-binding protein, yielding MLRKTHAFAAHETTLRPTKTKLLALAVLPAVVLPVLAGCSDPGASAAKPESAAAKNGIVYNTSVDQNRIRDEKDAAASAKVPAAIAKDGKLTVATTAGSIPLSFHATDDKTPIGVEVDIAQLVADKLGLELDLQVTSWENWPLKTQSGDFEAVFSNVGINAARVKLFDFSTYRAAYMGFEAKKSSSYDIKGSDDISGLKVSVGSGTNQEKILLAWNKELEGKGKAPATLQYYSSDADTILALSSGRTDLNLAPYPSVTYRENTRDDLKVVGKVNAGWPSETLVAATTLKGNGLAPAITDALNSTIKDGSYAKVLERWGLSEEAVTESKTVTEATFGTGK
- a CDS encoding LLM class flavin-dependent oxidoreductase encodes the protein MKFQVLDIIPHLKNPVTGEIVSTADRLNQVVETARRAEELGFDSFSVGERHAGEFVSSSPTTVLAAIAAVTSRIRLQTGVTVLSVLDPVRVAEDYATIDQLSRGRLELVIGKGNEVLQYPLFGLSLDDQWDLLAEKYALLRTLWRKESVTWSGRFRPALTEPTTTTPRPFAGSPRIWHGSATTLTSAALAAKWGDPLFTANAIQPRENYKVLIDHYREEYERHGHDPRHQYLGSGSGAGGVFIADTTQEAIRQYGPVYEGLTAGRNVPGNNSPFRDIEHAVAEGPALVGSPEQVIDKILSYHSLYGHDLQSISLPTTLPFEQQLDILERFALEVIPAVRAAAPTTLWEAGDPFGGRPEFAGSTEPDAAAAVTADHAFNRTDNAHVFAH